The following DNA comes from Moritella sp. 24.
ATCGCAGGATTACAGATGCACATCGCCATGCGCTCAACGAATTTATTTCCAGATATGGTCACACAGATGGTGATGATTGGTGAAGAGTCAGGCTCACTTGATGATATGTTAGCAAAGGTTGCGCATATTTATGAACAACAAGTCGATGATGCTGTTGATGGGCTTACCAGTTTAATTGAACCAATGATTATGGTGGTATTGGGTATAGTCATTGGTGGGCTGGTGATTGCAATGTACTTACCTATTTTTGAAATGGGCAGCATTATGTAGTTGAACTCGCACAAGTGATGCTTTGCCTGCCGCTTTAACAGCTTTTCTGTGATGAGTTTGCTATCATCTTATTTCAATTAATACTTATCTATCAATTTGATTCCGTACAGGTAATTTAAATGCAAGACTTAGCGCTACTCTTTCAACTCTATCCTTGGCTATTATGGCTATCTGTTGCTTTACTTGGTCTACTGGTTGGTAGCTTCCTTAATGTCGTGATCTACCGTTTACCAATTATGATGGAACATGAATGGAAACAAGAGTGCACCGTCTATTTCAGTGACGAATGTAAAGCTGTAACACCAGAACACCAAGCAGCTAAATTTAACTTATTGCTGCCCCGCTCTGCTTGCCCTAAATGCAATCATCAAATTACCGCATTAGAAAATATTCCAGTGATCAGTTGGTTGGTATTACGTGGTAAATGCAGTAGTTGCGCAAACCCAATATCTGCACGTTATCCAAGTATCGAGCTCCTCACTGGACTCTTATCTTTGGCTGTTGCCTTTTACATCCCTTACGGTATTCAATTAGCAGGAGCCTTATTACTAACATGGTGTTTAGTCGCGCTAACCTTCATTGATATAGATAAAATGTTATTGCCCGATCAAATGACATTACCGCTATTATGGTTAGGTTTATTACTTAACGTTAATTACGCATGGGTAACACCTTCAGATGCCATCATTGGGGCAATTGTAGGTTACTTATCACTCTGGTCGGTGTATTGGGGTTTTAAGCTACTGACCGGAAAAGAGGGCATGGGCTATGGAGACTTTAAACTATTAGCTGCATTTGGCGCTTGGTTTGGTTGGCAATCTATTTTGGCGATTGTTCTACTCTCTTCATTTGCTGGCGCTATTATCGGTATTAGCCAAATCGCACTAAAAAAACATACCCAAGGTAACCCGATCCCATTTGGCCCTTATCTTGCGATTGCAGGTTGGTTATATCTTATCTGGGGCGATCAAATCGTTGATTTCTACCTGTCTAACTTTATCTATTAAGGGACCTTGCTATGTATGTTGTCGGATTAACAGGCGGGATTGCATCGGGTAAAACAACGGTTGCCGATCTCATTGCGACTAAAAACATTAATTTAGTTGATGCTGATATTGTTGCACGAGAAGTGGTGGCTATTGGTAGTGATGGCTTGGCCCAAATTAGCACTCATTTTGGCCCTGAAATATTACTCGATGATGGCAGCTTAAATCGAACTTTATTAAGAGAGAAAATATTTTCTGATGACACAAATAAGCAATGGCTAAATAACTTATTACACCCGATGATTAGAGCTGAGTTATTAGCACAATTAGCGGCAAGCAGATCCATTTACACACTACTTGTTGTCCCTCTATTAGTAGAGAATAACCTCACTAGTTTATGTGATCATGTATTGGTTGTAGATGTAGAAGAGCAAGTTCAAATAGAGCGAACCATTGCACGTGATCACGTTTCAGAGCAGCAAGCCAAGGCTATATTACAATCACAAGCGAGTCGCCAACAGCGTCTAGCAGACGCCGATTCTGTCGTGGTCAATAATGATCGCCAACAGCTCGCTGATGATGTTGATATTTTACATCAAAAATTTCTTGAGTTAGCGGCAAGTGCCGTGGCAAACTGACATTTTTAAGCGCTATATATTTAGGAAATAACCATGCAAGTAAATTGCCCGACCTGTCAAAAACCTGTTGAATGGGTCGCAACAAGTGAATTTCGCCCATTTTGCAGTGACCGCTGTAAACTCATTGATCTTGGCGAATGGGCAAGTGAAGAACGTGCAATTCCCGGTGAAGATGTATCACCACAAGAACTGCAGCCTAAAGGCTACGAATTCGATTAATTGCATGAACTAAAAGTATAATGCTAAGTGGCTCAGGCAAACTGAGCCACTAACATCTCAACAATCACCTGATTTGCGGCAGGGAAAGTATAATTCGTTAAATCATGAATATTAACCCATTCCGTTTGCTGCCCTTCAAGCCCCTTACCCACACCTTCAAAATTATCGACAAGGTAGAAATCCAGTTGCACGACTTTATCACCGTAATCAAACTCTAGCTGATGAAATACATGTGCATTAACAACCTCAAGGTTAACCTCTTCTTTTAGCTCTCTTGTTAACGCTTCAAGCACTGATTCACCTGATTCCACCTTACCACCAGGAAACTCCCATTTATCGCCTTGGTGTTGCTCTGAGCTACGCTTACTGATGAATACTTGCTGGTCACGAACAATAATACCAGCAGCGACATGGACAACTTTCATGATAGTTTCTCTTATGAATATAATACAAAAAAATTACAGTTAATAAAAAGCGCTAAAACATTGCTGCTTTAGCGCTTTAAAACTCAGTCATGGCCTACATCATATTAAGCCATTCGATTAAGCGTTGTTATTAACTTAGTTTAGCTGAGTTTACCATGGCACTGTTTGAATTTAGCACCTGAACCACAAGGGCACGGATCATTACGACCCACTTTCTGACCTTGGCGTACAAATGTTTCAGGATCAGCGGCTGCTTCCGAGTTGTCTGCAAGCTGATTTTCAGCCGTTGCATGGCTCATGCTTTGTGGTAAAGATTCACTGCGACGACGCTGTGCTTCTACCGCTTCAACATCTTCAGGTGCTTGAACTTGTACTTTAGAAATAACACCAACAACATCTGATTTTAAGTTTTCTAACATTTCAGTAAACAGTTCAAACGATTCACGCTTGTATTCTTGTTTCGGGTTTTTCTGTGCATAACCACGTAAATGAATACCTTGACGTAAATGGTCCATTGCCGCTAAGTGCTCTTTCCATAAACCATCAAGTGTTTGTAGCATGACTGCTTTTTCGAACTGGCGAATAACTTGTGCGCCAACAGCGTCTTCTTTTGCTGTGTATGCTTCGTTAGCTGCCGTCATGATACGTTCACGAATTTTTTCTTCGTATAATTTAGTATCATCATCCAACCATTGTTGAATCGGTAGCTCTAGCATGAAGTCAGCACGTAAACGCTTCTCTAAGCCTGAGATATCCCACATTTCATGTAGTGATTGTGGTGGAATGTAAGCATCCATAACAGCATTAATCACGTCTTCACGGATCACTACCATCGTCTCGCTAATATCTTCCGATTCCATCAACTCATTACGTTGCTCATAAACCACTTTACGTTGATCATTAGCAACATCATCAAATTCAAGTAATGATTTACGAATATCGAAGTTACGGCCTTCAACTTTACGTTGAGCGTTTTCGATTGCACGTGTTACCCACTTATGTTCAATCGCTTCGCCTTCTTCCATGCCCAGTTTCTTCATCATGCCTGTAATACGGTCTGATGTGAAAATACGCATAAGCGGATCGGCCATTGATAAGTAGAAACGTGTAGAACCCGCATCACCCTGACGACCAGAACGACCACGTAACTGGTTATCAATACGACGTGACTCATGGCGCTCTGTACCAATAATGTGTAAACCACCCGCAGTAAGTACCGCGTCGTGACGAACCTGCCATTGATCTTTAATGTGTTTAATTTGCGCTTCAGTTGCGTTTTTCAACTTATCAACTTCAGTCTGCCAATTACCACCTAAAACAATATCGGTACCACGACCAGCCATATTAGTTGCAATTGTTACGGCACCAGAGCGACCAGCATCAGCAACAATTTCAGCTTCACGTTCGTGGAACTTTGCATTCAATACGTTATGTTTGATCTTGTCTTTTTTCAGCAAATTAGAAAGCAGTTCAGAACTTTCAATCGATACCGTACCAACCAATACTGGCTGCTGTCTTTTAACACAGTCTTTGATATCTTCAATAATCGCAACGTGTTTTTCATCCGCAGTCAGGTAAACTAAATCACCGAAATCTTTACGTGCCATTGGTTTATTAGTCGGTAATACAACCGTTTCTAAACTGTAGATAGATTGGAATTCGAATGCTTCAGTATCAGCGGTACCTGTCATACCAGACAGCTTTTCATACATACGGAAATAATTCTGGAATGTAATTGACGCTAATGTTTGGTTTTCGTTTTGAATTTTAACACCTTCGCGTGCTTCTACCGCTTGGTGTAAACCTTCAGACCAACGACGACCAGGCATCGTACGACCAGTGTGCTCATCGACAATAACAATCTCGCCTTCATCGCTGACGATATAATCTACATCTTTTTCAAATAACGTATGCGCACGTAATGCCGCATTGATGTGATGTAGTAATGAAATATTACCCGCAGAAAATAAAGAATCTTCTTCGCTTAATAAGCCACGCTCTTTAAGCATTTCTTCAACTTTGATTTGACCATTTTCAGTCAGTAATACTTGCTTGTTCTTTTCATCAACGGTGTAATGACCATCACCAGTATATTCTTCAGTATCTTCCTGTTCTTGCTGTTCTAACAACGGAATAATGGTATTAATCTTAGTGTATAGCTCAGAACTGTCATCTGCAGGGCCAGAAATAATCAATGGTGTACGCGCTTCATCAATTAAAATTGAATCCACTTCATCGATTACCGCATAGTATAATGGGCGCATTACACGTTGTTGTGGTTCAAACGCCATGTTGTCACGCAAGTAATCAAAACCAAATTCATTATTGGTTCCGTAAGTAACATCCGCAGCGTAAGCTTCACGTTTAGCCATGTTGTCCATGCCCGAAACATTAAGACCAACAGTTAAGCCTAAAAATTCAAATAGTTCACGATTCCATTCCGCATCACGTGCAGCAAGGTAATCATTCACTGTAATAATATGCACACCTTTACCTGTTAGTGCATTAAGGTAAGCAGGTAGTGTTGCGGTAAGTGTTTTACCTTCACCAGTACGCATTTCAGCAATTTGGTTATTATTTAAAACCATACCACCCAATAATTGAACATCGAAGTGACGCATACCAAATACACGTTTTGAGCCTTCACGAACAACCGCGAATGCTTCTGCTAAAATGCTATCAAGTGAATCTCCAGCAGCTAAACGTTGTTGAAAATCAACCGTTTTAGCTTTTAGCTCTTCATCTGATAATACTTCAAAATCAGCTTCTAATTGATTAACCTGTTTTACAACTTTATGCAATTTTTTTAAAATGCGGTCATTGCGGCTACCGACTATTTTTGTAATTATATTAGTTAACATTTTATGACCAAAAGTTATTGTGAATCTAATTTGAATTTAAAGCATTTTAGCGATAAACGTAGCGTTTCGGATCGATTTGTCGTCCTGATTTTAGCACTTCGTAATGAACATGAGGACCAGTCGAACGCCCTGTACTCCCCATAATAGCAATAGTTTGCCCTTTGCCTACAACATCACCTTCTTTAGCAATCAATTCTTTAGAGTGAGCATAACGTGAAGACAAACCATTTCCGTGGTTGATTTCAATTAATAATCCATAACCAGCGCGTTTTCCAGACCATGTTACAACACCTGCGCCCGTTGCGATAATATTCATTCCATTATTACCAGCAAAATCAACGCCTTTATGCATCCGAGCACGCCCTGTAAAAGGGTCTTTACGGATACCATAGGGAGATGATAACCAAGAACCGCGTTGAATAACTGGGCGTCCAGATAAAACAGCCTCATCAGTTATATTGTGATTCAATAGCATAGTTTCAAGTAGTGATAGCTGTTGCGAGCGATTATTTACTTCTAACGAGAGTGAATCCATCTCTTCAAGTAAGGTTTGCAAATCGACCGCATAACTTGAATCAGTATCAAGTGGACCACCCATTGCTGGCTTTGCTGTGAAATCGAATTCGCCACGCGTTAAACTCGCACTCTTAGCTAACTCATCACTTAATAAGCTTAAGCGATTGACTTCTGCTTGCATCATGCCAACTTTACTCGCAAATACAGCGATTTTCAAATCCGTTTCTTGACGTAGAGCAAGAACTTCATCTGCTTGTTGTTGATATTTTTGTTGAGTTTTTGCGATCTTAAGTTGTATTGCTTGAGAAGAGTAGTTTGAATAGAGAAACCAAGAAGCTGTAATCGAAATGGCAATAACAATGATTAAGGCAAATATTAAGAAGTAGAAATTAAATAATTTAGAATAGCTGTGTTTACTATTCGAATAAGTAACTGTAACGCTCATAATCTTTTATTAACTGATGAATTTGTGACACTAAATATAAACAATTTAATGCCACAATTCTATCTGTATTTACCTCGAACCCAACTAACTCATGCCAGTTCCGAGATACAACGCAGATTTGGTTAGATTATAACGCTAATTCTAGGCTTGGTTCTAACCAACGAATTGGTGCTTCTTGCGTTTCATCAACGGTGGTGAATTCCCACGCTTCTTGATTAGCAAGTAAGGCTCTTAGTAATAAGTTATTCATACCATGGCCAGTTTTGAATGCTCTAAACTCACCTAAGATTGAATGACCAGATAAATACAGGTCGCCAACAGCATCCAGTACTTTATGTTTTACGAATTCATCATCATAACGTAAGCCGTCATCATTTAGAATACGGAACTCATCAACCACGATTGCGTTCTCTAAGCTACCGCCGAGTGCAAGATTCTGTGATTGTAAGTATTCAATGTCTTTCATGAAACCAAACGTACGTGCTCGGCTGATTTCTTGATGGAACCAGTCGCCAGAGAAATCTGCACGAATATGTTGGTTTTGACCTTCAAATACAGGGTGATCAAATTCAATACGTAAATCCATGATAAAGCCATGGTTAGACGGTAAGAATTCAGCCCATTTATCGCCATCTTCAACACGAATAGGTTGTTTGATTTTAATGAATTGCTTCGCACAGTTCAGTTCTTCAATTCCTGCACTTTGCAGTAAGAAAATAAACGGACTTGCACTACCATCCATAATTGGAATTTCAGCAGCATCAACTTCAATAATGATATTATCAATACCAAGACCAGCTAATGCAGCATTGAGATGTTCAACGGTAGAAATACGATGGCCATCTTCACTAATAAGACAAGTACATAGCATCGTGTCTTTCACCATGTCTGCTGATGCTTTAAAATCAACAACTGGATTAAGATCGATACGACGGTAAATAATACCGGTGTTCGCTGCCGCTGGACGAAGATTAAGGGTAACCTTGTTGCCAGAATGTAGACCGATTCCGGTACCACGAACTGCTTGTTTTAATGTTCTTTGTTTAATCATTAATGTCACCCTATTTAAATCCCACACTCCAACGAGAGGCCGAGCAATTTACCACAGCCCTAGTGAAAATGCAAAATCACCAATCCAAACTCGTCTTATATAATTCAGTCTTTACACTAAAAACAATGCGTCAGACTGAATTACATTCTAGCTACAGTACGATAAAGTATTAGTCTGCTTGACGACGTAAAAACGCAGGAATATCAAGATAATCCGGTTCACTTTTCGTTGCAGTAGTCGTATTACTTTCACCAACAGCAACTTGCTGTACATCTACTTGCTTATCGGCTGGAACAACAGTAGCTTTAACAGTTTCTTCAGCTTTAGTTTGTTCAACTTTCGCTTCTTCAACTTTCTTTACTGGTGTTGGTACTAGCGTGATATCAGGTTTATTTTCAGCACCTATACCTGTAACAACAACTGTTACACGTAATTCATCCGTCATTTCAGGATCAATCACAGCACCAACAACAACCGTTGCATTATCAGATGCGAACGCTTTAACAGAGTTACCAACAGTTTCGAATTCTTCGATATTAATATCTAAGCCCGCTGTGATATTAACAAGAATACCGCGCGCACCCGCCAAATCGACATCATCAAGCAATGGGCTTGAGATTGCAGCTTCAGCCGCTTCTTCAGCACGATCTTCACCAGACGCAACGCCTGTACCCATCATTGCAGTACCCATTTCGCTCATTACTGTGCGAACATCGGCGAAATCCACGTTGATTAGACCTGGACGTGTAATTAGTTCTGCAATACCTTGAACAGCACCAAGCAATACGTTATTTGCAGCTTTAAATGCATCAAGTAAGCTTACGCCACGACCTAATACTTTAAGTAATTTGTCGTTAGGGATAGTAATTAACGAATCAACTTGTTCACTTAATGCATCAATACCAGCTTGTGCATAAGTTAAACGACGCTTACCTTCAAAAGAGAAAGGTTTTGTTACAACAGCAACTGTTAAAATGCCAAGTTCTTTAGCAATTTCAGCAACAACTGGTGCAGCACCAGTACCAGTACCACCGCCCATACCAGCAGCAATAAAGATCATATCTGAGCCTTGTAGGTGCTCACGAATAGTATCGCGATCTTCCGATGCCGCTTCACGGCCAACAGCTGGATTAGCACCTGCGCCGAGGCCTTTAGTGATAGTGTTACCGATTTGAATTACAGATCCAGCGGCTGAATTACGTAATGCTTGCGCATCCGTATTAACAACTATAAATTCAACACCTTCAATTGTTTCACTGACCATGTGATCAACAGCGTTACCGCCGCCACCACCAACACCAATGACTTTAATGACAGCTTCATCGTTACTATCATCGAGTAGTTCAAACATGGTAATTTCTCCAAAAATCTTATAGGGTTTTAGAACCCGCCTTTGAACCAGCTAGTTATTTTTTTGAGTAGCTGATTACAATTATTCCTTTCTACGACTACTTCTGTCGTTGGTTCGAACTGTTGTTCTTTACCAAACTGAAGTAAGCCAACCGCTGTTGAATACACTGGTGTATTTACATACTCAGTTAACCCATTGATATTTAAAGGGGCACCGATTCTAACTTGTGAGTTAAACACGCTTTCAGCACATTCAACCAAACCTTCAATTTGTGCTGCGCCACCAGTCAGGACTATACCCGCAGCCAATTTTTCCAGTTTTAATGACTCTAAAACAGTTTTTAATTCAGCTTCAACCATTCCGAATAGCTCAGAATATCGAGGTTCGATCACTTCTGCAAGTGTTTGTCGCTGTAAAGTGCGCGATGGTCGACCACCAACACTGGCAACTTCGATAGTATCATCGCGCTGTAATAAATTAGCATGCGCACAACCAAAGTTAACTTTAATATTTTCGGCATCTGCAGGAGGTGTACCAAATGCATACGCAATATCACTAGTAACTGCATTACCAGCATAAGAAAATACCGAAGTATGACGTAATGAACCGTCATAAAATACGGCGATATCAATCGTACCACCGCCGATATCAACAACACATACACCAAGCTCTTTTTCATCATCTGTCACGACTGCATAACTTGATGCTAAAGCAGAAAAAATTAATTTATCGACTTGCAATTCGCAACGTTCAGCACATTTTACAATATTTTTTGCCATATCGTTGTGACAGGTGATCAAATGTACCTTCGCTTTCATGCGAACGCCGGATAAACCAACAGGGTTTTTTATGCGCTCTTGATAATCAATAGCATACTCCTGTGGTATTACGTGCAAAATTCGATGCTCATCACGAATACGCACAGACCTTGCAGTATAGATCACATTATCTACATCATCTTGTGTGACTTCGTCTTCAGAAATCGCCACCATACCAATTTCATCTTGGCTACTGATATGTTTACCTGAAATACTGAGGTAAACAGATGATATTTTCATATCTGCCATCATCTCAGCTTCTTGTAACGCACGTTGTACCGCTTTTACGACAGATTCAAGATCGTTCACACCACCTTTATCCATCCCTCTTGATGTACTTTCGCCTAATCCGATAATGTTCAGTTCGCCATCAGGTAATAATTCACCCACTACAACAGCTATTTTTGATGTACCGACATCTAAACCAACAATTAATTTTCGTTCCATCGACTTAGTCATTATCATTACTCTTTATTGTCATTTTTCCAGCCAACTGAGAAACCTGTATCGTAACGTAAATCTATATAGGCTATTTTATCTTTATCTAATACCGCAACATAATCGATATAACGTTGGATCCGAGTTATCGCATCTTCTCGTCCTAAGCGCAACATAATACCATTACTTAATACAACCGTTATTGCATTGCGTAAATTAAGTGTCATTTTAACAATGTTATAATCATTTAACTCTAATAATCCTTTGAATTCATTGTACTTAGACAATGTTTGCGCGATTCTATCATCCGGACTATAAAGTTTCACTAATGATCGCGGTGCACGATTAATGTCCGCATCAAAGACAATGCCGTCTTCATTTAATAATTGCGTATCATTCCAGACTGCTACAACGGGCTGCTCTTGGATGTAAACACGCAACAAATCAGGCCAGCTTTTACGAACCGAGGCATGATAAACCCAAGGTAATGACTCAATTTTTCGTTGGATGTCATCAACATTAACCGAAAAATAGTTTTCGATAGCTGGTTTTTTTAATAACACAGCTCGAACATCATCATCGCTGACATAATCACGCTCACCTTGAATGATTAGCTTTGACATCGGCATCTTACTGGCGTCAGTTAAGTATGCTTCCATACTACTAAACATCCAGCTAAAAAATACTATCACCATAAAGAAGAAAACGAGACCTAAACTTCGTCTTAAACGTGACGGCGTTAATTCTTCATCGCAGGACTCATCCGCTTGAATTTCAAGTTCAGTGAGCGCATAGATATTATCGTCTGGCGCATCTGCCGATGGTGTTGTGATAGCTGCTGTCATATTAAGATACGTTTATTAATGCGCGAGCGCTAATACCTTTGAAACTAAACTTTCAAAATTATAGCCTGCAGCATTTGCAGCCATCGGCACTAAGCTTTTTTCAGTCATCCCCGGAACCGTATTCACTTCCAATAACTGGAATTGACCCTCTGCATCTAGCATCGCATCAACACGGCCCCAACCTTCCGCAGCAACGGCATGGAATGCTTTTAATGCGTAAGCTTGTAATTGCTGACGTTGTTCATCAGTAATTGGGGCTGGGCATAAATACTCCGTCGTATTCGATTGGTACTTAGCCTGATAATCATAAAAAGTATTTGGTGTCTTAAGCTGAATCACAGGTAATACTTCAGTACCAAGAATCGCGACCGTAAATTCAGGGCCTTCGATCCATTGTTCAATTAAGATCTCGTCATCATATTTAAATGCGGCTGTTACCGCCGTTTCTAATTCAGCAACACTATGCACTTTCGCCATACCGATACTTGAGCCTTCTTTTGCAGGCTTAATAATAACGGGTGAACCAAGTTCAGCGATAATATCAACGGCAACTGAATTGCTAAAATCAGTGGGTGTAACAACACGATAAAGTGCAGTCGGCAGACCTTGAGACTGCCAGATTTGCTTAGTTCGGATCTTATCCATCGCTAATGCAGCACCTAACACGCGGCTACCAGTATAAGGGATTGCGAGCTGCTCTAATGCACCTTGCATCACACCATCTTCACCACCACGGCCATGAAGTGCAATAAACGCATGTGTAAAGCCATCACGACTTAATTGATGAACATCATATTCAGCAGTATCTAAAGCATGTGCATCAACGCCCGCACGCTGTAAACCAGCAGTCACAGCTGCGCCAGATTTTAATGAAACTTCACGTTCAGCAGAATGTCCGCCAAATAGAACTGCTACTTTTTTGCTGCTTGTTACGCTCATGATTACTTCTTCCATTGTTTCATCGTACTAACATTCATTTCCATTGCTGCTAGTTCTTTAGCAAGCGTACCAACATTACCAGCACCTTGCGTCAATACCAAGTCACCGTCTTGTAAATGATCAGCGAGAATAGCTGGTAGTTCATCAGGACTAGATACAAAGATCGGGTCGATTGCACCGCGCTGTCTAATACTACGACATAATGAACGGCTATCTGCTCCCGGAATTGGCTCTTCACCTGCAGGATACACTTCTAATAATAATAATAAATCGACTTTTGATAAGACATTTGCAAAGTCTTCATATAAATCGCGTGTACGTGTATAGCGGTGTGGTTGAAATACCGATACTAAACGCTTTTCAGGCCAACCAGCACGGGCAGCAGTAATCGTCACATCAACTTCTGTTGGGTGATGCCCATAATCATCAACGAGCATCACATTACCTGTGCCTGAATCAAATTGGCCTAAGTGGTCAAAACGTCTACCCGTTCCAGCAAAATCAGCGAGCGCTTTAACAATCGCACTATCTTTAATGCCATCTTCCGTCGCAACCGCGACAGCGGCCGTTGCATTCAAGGCATTATGCTGACCCGGAGAGTTTAAACTAACACGTAAATCATCACGATCTTTACGGCAAATAGTAAAATGGCTTTGATGCCCTTTTTGCACATAATCTACAATACGAACATCTGCTTTTTCAGAAAAACCATAAGTAACCACCTGACGACCAACGTCTGGGATCAATTTTTCAATTACCGCATCATCGGCACACATAACAGCTAAACCATAAAATGGAAGATTATGTAAAAAATCAATAAAGGTTTTTTCTAATTTTGCAAAGTCGCCACCATACGTATCCATATGATCAGCTTCAATATTCGTCACTACTGCAACCATAGGCTGTAATAATAAGAATGAAGCATCACTTTCATCTGCTTCTGCGATCAGATAACGGCTCATACCTAAGCCAGCATTCGTACCAGTACTCTTAACTAAACCACCGTTAACAAATGTTGGATCTAAGCCTGCTTCATGATAAATACCTGTCACGAGTGCTGTTGTCGAGGTTTTACCGTGCGTCCCCGCAATCGCGATACCATGACGGAAGCGCATGAGTTCAGCAAGCATCTCTGCACGTTTTACGACTGGAGTACGATTTTCATGTGCCGCAATAATCTCAGGGTTCGTTAAATCGATTGCCGTTGAGACAACAACAACACTGGCATTAAGTACATTTTCTGCTTTATGATCAAAATTAATTTTTGCGCCTAACTTAACCAAGCGTTCAGTCACTGGATTCGGTGCTAAATCAGAACCAGTGATCTGGTAACCTTCATTTGCTAATACTTCGGCGATACCGCCCATGCCAGCACCACCGATGCCAACAAAATGAATAGTTTTCACACGGCGCATCTCTGGCACTATTGTTCTAAGTTGTGCGATCTTTTGTTCAGGCATTATCTTCTCTCTTAACTTAATGCTGAGCAGGTATTTGCCACCTGCTCAGTTGCATCTAGGATTGCAGCGCTTTTGGCCGCATTCGACATCGCGACAAGTTGCGCTTCATCGTCAATCCATTGCTGTAATAATTTTGCTAAATCAGGTGCATTAAACTCGCTCTGCGGCATTAA
Coding sequences within:
- a CDS encoding D-alanine--D-alanine ligase, which produces MEEVIMSVTSSKKVAVLFGGHSAEREVSLKSGAAVTAGLQRAGVDAHALDTAEYDVHQLSRDGFTHAFIALHGRGGEDGVMQGALEQLAIPYTGSRVLGAALAMDKIRTKQIWQSQGLPTALYRVVTPTDFSNSVAVDIIAELGSPVIIKPAKEGSSIGMAKVHSVAELETAVTAAFKYDDEILIEQWIEGPEFTVAILGTEVLPVIQLKTPNTFYDYQAKYQSNTTEYLCPAPITDEQRQQLQAYALKAFHAVAAEGWGRVDAMLDAEGQFQLLEVNTVPGMTEKSLVPMAANAAGYNFESLVSKVLALAH
- the murC gene encoding UDP-N-acetylmuramate--L-alanine ligase is translated as MMPEQKIAQLRTIVPEMRRVKTIHFVGIGGAGMGGIAEVLANEGYQITGSDLAPNPVTERLVKLGAKINFDHKAENVLNASVVVVSTAIDLTNPEIIAAHENRTPVVKRAEMLAELMRFRHGIAIAGTHGKTSTTALVTGIYHEAGLDPTFVNGGLVKSTGTNAGLGMSRYLIAEADESDASFLLLQPMVAVVTNIEADHMDTYGGDFAKLEKTFIDFLHNLPFYGLAVMCADDAVIEKLIPDVGRQVVTYGFSEKADVRIVDYVQKGHQSHFTICRKDRDDLRVSLNSPGQHNALNATAAVAVATEDGIKDSAIVKALADFAGTGRRFDHLGQFDSGTGNVMLVDDYGHHPTEVDVTITAARAGWPEKRLVSVFQPHRYTRTRDLYEDFANVLSKVDLLLLLEVYPAGEEPIPGADSRSLCRSIRQRGAIDPIFVSSPDELPAILADHLQDGDLVLTQGAGNVGTLAKELAAMEMNVSTMKQWKK
- a CDS encoding cell division protein FtsQ/DivIB: MTAAITTPSADAPDDNIYALTELEIQADESCDEELTPSRLRRSLGLVFFFMVIVFFSWMFSSMEAYLTDASKMPMSKLIIQGERDYVSDDDVRAVLLKKPAIENYFSVNVDDIQRKIESLPWVYHASVRKSWPDLLRVYIQEQPVVAVWNDTQLLNEDGIVFDADINRAPRSLVKLYSPDDRIAQTLSKYNEFKGLLELNDYNIVKMTLNLRNAITVVLSNGIMLRLGREDAITRIQRYIDYVAVLDKDKIAYIDLRYDTGFSVGWKNDNKE